Part of the Chitinivibrionales bacterium genome, GTCTCATTCCAGAAATGCTTGAGATCACCTGCATTCGGTGCATAATCGACAACGACACTTGTTTGTGCAAAGCCGGGACAAAAGACCCAGAAAAACACGACAAATGAAATAGTTGCACTCATCGTTTGATTTCTCCTCATATATACGCCTCCTTTTATAAATATAGCATCTTTGGCTTGTTAAATTATAATATACCATCTATATGAGTGATTTCTTTCGGTTTCATTAACAATTGAACTCTTTTTTTTTTTATGTTAACATAAATCTTTAATGCCTACCTGGATTTTAATCCTTTTTTTTGAATTCCGTTATATTATTTTAATTTATTGGAGGATTTGGCGGAGGAAAAGGCGAAAAGCTGCCAGTTCTTCGAAAGGAGCTGAATGGAGAAAATTCTTATCCTGGGAATCGGCAATCTTTTACAATCGGATGATGGTGTGGGGGTACATGCTGTTAACTATATCAAGAACAGATCGGCACCGCTGCCCGATCATATTGAAATTGAAGATGGCGGAACAGCCGGATTCGACCTTCTTCCTTTGTTCGAGGGCAAAAAAAGAGTTATACTTATCGATGCCATGCTTTCTTCCGCCTCTCCGGGAACAGTACAGCACCTATCGGTAGATGCGATATCATCGGGCAGTACAGATATTTCACTACATCAGGCAGGCATAAAAGAAATCATTACGACGCTTACGATGATAGGATTCACTCCCCTA contains:
- a CDS encoding hydrogenase maturation protease gives rise to the protein MEKILILGIGNLLQSDDGVGVHAVNYIKNRSAPLPDHIEIEDGGTAGFDLLPLFEGKKRVILIDAMLSSASPGTVQHLSVDAISSGSTDISLHQAGIKEIITTLTMIGFTPLLDIVAVSVKNITTCSLSLSPSVRKAIPKAAELALRLAGVDNYIFDLFMQS